Proteins encoded by one window of Acetivibrio thermocellus ATCC 27405:
- a CDS encoding IS256-like element ISCth4 family transposase, with product MARKRIITPEKKELIRNLISEYNITSAKDLQEALKDLLGDTIQNMLEAELDEHLGYEKYESTEEAKSNYRNGYTSKTLKSSVGQVEIDIPRDRNAEFEPKIVPRYKRDISEIENKIIAMYARGMSTREINEQIQEIYGFEVSAEMVSKITDKILPQIEEWQKRPLGEVYPIVFIDAIHFSVKNDGIVGKKAVYIVLAIDIEGQKDVIGIYVGENESSKFWLSVLNDLKNRGVKDILILCADALSGIKDAINAAFPNTEYQRCIVHQIRNTLKYVSDKDRKEFARDLKRIYTAPNEKAGYDQMLEVSEKWEKKYPAAMKSWKSNWDVICPFFKYSEELRKIMYTTNTIESLNSSYRRINKSRTVFPGDQSLLKSIYLATVKITSKWTMRYKNWGLILGQLQIMFEGRI from the coding sequence ATGGCAAGAAAAAGGATAATAACACCAGAAAAGAAAGAGCTTATCAGAAATCTCATTTCTGAGTACAACATTACTTCAGCAAAGGATTTGCAGGAAGCATTGAAGGATCTGCTCGGAGATACGATACAAAATATGTTGGAAGCAGAGCTGGATGAACATCTCGGATATGAAAAGTACGAATCAACTGAAGAAGCGAAATCAAATTACCGTAACGGGTACACATCAAAAACATTAAAGTCAAGTGTAGGGCAAGTGGAAATAGATATCCCGCGGGACCGGAATGCAGAATTCGAGCCGAAAATTGTTCCCAGGTATAAAAGGGACATTTCAGAAATTGAAAATAAAATAATAGCAATGTATGCGCGGGGGATGTCTACCAGAGAAATCAACGAGCAGATACAGGAAATCTACGGATTTGAAGTATCTGCCGAGATGGTAAGTAAGATCACTGATAAAATACTACCTCAGATAGAAGAGTGGCAGAAAAGGCCTCTGGGAGAGGTTTATCCGATAGTATTTATTGACGCAATTCATTTTTCAGTAAAAAATGACGGCATTGTTGGGAAGAAGGCCGTATATATTGTGCTGGCGATTGATATAGAAGGGCAGAAAGATGTTATCGGTATTTATGTAGGAGAAAATGAGAGCTCAAAATTCTGGCTGAGTGTCTTAAATGACCTTAAAAACAGGGGTGTTAAAGACATTCTGATTCTCTGTGCTGATGCACTTTCAGGGATAAAGGATGCAATCAATGCGGCTTTTCCGAATACTGAATATCAGAGGTGTATAGTACACCAGATAAGAAACACGCTAAAGTATGTGTCAGATAAAGACCGAAAGGAATTTGCCAGGGACTTGAAACGGATATATACGGCTCCGAATGAGAAGGCAGGGTACGACCAGATGCTTGAGGTTTCAGAGAAATGGGAGAAGAAATACCCGGCAGCTATGAAGAGCTGGAAGAGCAATTGGGATGTTATTTGTCCATTTTTTAAGTATTCGGAGGAACTACGTAAAATCATGTATACGACCAATACTATTGAGAGCCTGAATAGCAGTTATAGAAGGATAAACAAATCAAGGACAGTATTTCCTGGCGACCAGTCACTTTTAAAGAGCATATATTTAGCTACAGTGAAGATTACTTCAAAATGGACGATGCGTTACAAAAACTGGGGTTTGATACTGGGACAGCTACAGATTATGTTCGAAGGGCGTATATAG
- a CDS encoding CRISPR-associated endonuclease Cas6, with the protein MDIKILTVRLEGNRVESRDIPKIRGYLAGRFPQYLELHNHLGENKFNYGYPVIQYKSINGVPNILAINEASKILIDIFYDVKEIDMKDKVMSILEKGYVLKTRELKTTERMIEYRFLSPWLALNQENYEKFINSDSGERVEILKKILTGNILSMAKGLGYCVDKPIEVFVNLRPVQVNYKNRKMIGFKGEFITNFIIPDYLGLGKSVARGFGTVERVGKGFV; encoded by the coding sequence TTGGATATTAAGATATTAACGGTAAGATTGGAAGGTAACAGGGTTGAAAGCAGGGATATACCTAAGATAAGGGGCTATCTGGCAGGAAGGTTTCCACAGTATCTTGAGCTTCACAATCATCTCGGAGAAAATAAATTTAATTATGGTTATCCGGTGATACAATATAAATCCATAAATGGAGTGCCGAATATTTTAGCTATAAATGAAGCTTCAAAGATATTGATAGATATTTTCTATGATGTAAAAGAAATTGATATGAAAGACAAGGTCATGAGCATCTTGGAAAAGGGTTATGTGCTGAAGACCAGGGAACTTAAAACGACGGAAAGGATGATTGAATATAGATTTTTGTCGCCGTGGCTGGCATTGAACCAAGAGAATTATGAAAAGTTTATAAATTCGGATTCAGGTGAGCGGGTGGAAATTTTGAAGAAAATCCTTACCGGAAACATCCTGTCTATGGCAAAAGGTCTGGGTTATTGTGTGGACAAGCCTATCGAGGTGTTTGTCAATCTGCGTCCTGTCCAGGTAAATTACAAAAATAGAAAAATGATTGGATTTAAAGGAGAATTTATTACCAATTTTATAATACCCGACTACTTGGGACTGGGCAAGTCGGTGGCAAGGGGTTTTGGAACGGTGGAGAGAGTTGGTAAAGGTTTTGTATAG